A window of Polyodon spathula isolate WHYD16114869_AA chromosome 22, ASM1765450v1, whole genome shotgun sequence contains these coding sequences:
- the LOC121297563 gene encoding chemokine-like receptor 1, which yields MDLDYEDAYDYNYTYNDKYQDLYPSVNYSTSSHTPQSRIEDSLKIFIIVLLVVIFLLGLCGNGLVIWMTVFKMKRTVNTTWFLSLAIADFIFCVFIPFSIVHLALDHHWPFGLVMCKLTSFIMFLNMFVSIFLLTLISIDRCVSVIFPVWSQNYRTPRMASVVVLAAWVTSALLSTPSLVFRDIHSTDEKTTCYNNYILASDQSHLSAAERHKAVSLTRFICGFVIPFTVIVFCYSFIVAKVRNNRMAKSSKPFRIMAGIIVAFFICWLPYHMFIIMEISHHQHNKQVLHYGMQIAYMLASANSFLNPILYVFMGKDFQQKFRISVLSRMENALGEDVQTSRRFSRTNSTYDKVSTHI from the coding sequence ATGGATTTAGATTACGAGGATGCATATGATTATAATTACACTTACAATGATAAATATCAAGATTTGTATCCCTCAGTGAATTACTCTACATCATCACACACACCCCAATCGCGCATTGAAGACTCATTAAAAATATTCATCATTGTATTACTGGTCGTAATATTTCTTCTGGGTCTGTGTGGGAATGGGCTGGTCATCTGGATGACGGTCTTCAAGATGAAGAGGACAGTCAACACCACCTGGTTCCTCAGCCTGGCCATCGCTGACTTCATATTCTGTGTCTTTATTCCCTTCAGTATCGTACATTTGGCCTTGGACCACCACTGGCCCTTTGGACTAGTTATGTGCAAACTGACGTCCTTCATAATGTTCCTCAACATGTTCGTCAGTATCTTCCTCCTGACCCTCATCAGCATTGACCGCTGTGTGTCAGTCATCTTCCCTGTCTGGTCTCAGAATTACCGCACTCCAAGAATGGCTTCTGTAGTGGTCCTGGCTGCATGGGTGACTTCTGCCCTGTTAAGCACACCCTCCCTTGTGTTCCGTGACATCCATTCCACAGATGAGAAAACCACTTGCTACAATAACTATATATTGGCTAGTGACCAATCACACCTGTCTGCAGCTGAGAGACACAAAGCTGTTTCTTTAACAAGATTTATCTGCGGCTTTGTCATTCCCTTCACAGTTATAGTGTTTTGTTACTCCTTCATTGTCGCAAAAGTGAGAAACAACCGCATGGCAAAATCCTCCAAGCCATTCAGAATCATGGCGGGCATCATCGTTGCGTTCTTCATCTGCTGGTTGCCCTATCACATGTTCATAATAATGGAGATCAGCCACCACCAGCACAATAAACAGGTGCTCCACTATGGGATGCAAATAGCCTACATGCTGGCTTCTGCCAATAGCTTCTTAAACCCTATCCTCTATGTATTCATGGGCAAAGACTTTCAGCAGAAGTTCAGGATCTCTGTTCTTTCCAGGATGGAGAATGCACTGGGTGAGGATGTACAGACAAGCAGGCGCTTCTCAAGGACCAATTCAACATATGACAAAGTCTCAACCCACATATAA